caaaaaaaataaattaggaatttacttatttttcatgaaaagcATTTTCAGTTGTACCGAACACACTCAAAGTGTAAAAAGTGTATCCtaaacaattattatttttattatttttgattcaTGTAACTTCGAAGCAGCCGCAGACATGTGAATTCAATGGTTTAATTTGACTATAGATTCAATTGATCCTATAACTTTTACTCTTAACCTGGATTTTCAGTATAAAATCTTGTTGAAAAAATTGAGTTACGAACCCATAACTCAAACAAGATGATTGGTTTGGTGGTTAAACTCTAAATCTTGAATTCATAGAATTACGATTTTGAATTCAACCTCTGATTTTAGATTAGTTATTATGATCAATCATGTGATCAAGTGCACTCATGGGACTTTAAGAAATTAATAAGTTACATTCATAGTATACATGCCCTGAATGGAACACTATATACATATCATTAATTGTGAAATGGGGAATTGAATGACTAGTGAGGAAGGGAAACTTATCATACGTAATTGCATCGATCTGTCAATTATGAATGTGAACATGCACAAAATGGCTACGTTTTTTCTACGTACCTACATTAAGGCATGGAGACGAAGTTAAAACCATGTGCTCCACCAATCCCTTGACTCGTCTTACTCTCAAGTTTGAAAGGGGTTAATGACATCGACATATTTATAAACTCAGTTTATTTTGACATGTTTAATTCGGTTCAACTGAATCTTGGGGTAAATAAGTAGTCAAATTGATGCATGAAGAAATCTTATTAAAAATGTTTAATTTTAAGAGTTTATATTACCCTAAAATTATTTGTCtataatttagataaataatACGAGAAGGGGAGTGGCCCGGGGGATGAAGATAGGGCACATTAGAGAGGGGTGATATGACATATTCAATATGGAGTATGGAATAACAATTGTgaaactaaattttttttagtgattaaaaagaatttgAATATGTACCAATAATTTTGAAGGGTAGATCGATTGGAACAAAGTACAAAAATTAAGAATGACTTCAAAGAAAAGTAGTTATTGGTGTCACGTCAACGCACAAATATTGGTAAAATCTCAGATTCTTCAATAACTTAACTAATACTCACTGGTTTATAAATAGTTACTAGTTATGAATCTATTAATTCAAGCCACAACTAATTTTCAGCACATAGTAACTTACACAAAGGATTAAGACACCTCCAAAAATGAATTTTGTTTTAGTTTGATGAAGAAGACTGAGGCGATTTCAGAATTTTATTTGGTTGAAATTCTTTTGTTGGACTTAATATGTGCAAATTTGAATAATTGATTAGTTGGTATTAGTAGATTACGAATGTCAAATGTCTAAAGTATGTTTTAAAAGAGCCCGGGATACAACTTTCGATTTCAACCCGAGATCTGACCTCAGCTCGAGTTGAAATTGGGTCTTTGGCGCTATATAGGTCAAGGTCATAAGTCGTTTCCCGAGTATTGAGTCGAAGTTGGGAGTCCATTCCAGGTTTGAGGTTGAGAGTCGAGTCttgtaaaaatataattttgtatatttttttcttctcagcTAACTCAAGCACACATGTGATTCTTATACATACCTAGTAAATATAATAAAGTAAGGGGGGGGGGTTAAGTTTTCATTCGACATGAAAAAAATCAGACCATTGACATGCATGGACCCATATTGATTTTTTCAAAGTTGCTTGAGCATAGAATGCATACTAGGTGTAATATTATAagtacttttaattttgaaacttCTAAGCATCTTCAGATAATTTACTTTTATTATTGAGCCACGTGGGTGTAATGACTTATAATATGTAACTGCATTTAATATACTAGTACCCCTAAGTTGAATAATATTACTATCATTCTGACAAAAGAATTCAATGAATGAACGATGGAAAATATATATGCATCTTCTTGtgagatattttaaaattttagctATGGGGTATACAAAATTCATTTAtagataatttaaaatttgtatCAGTTAGATAGGATCGGAGTTACAATATAAGATATATATAAATCTGGATAAATTTAATTGTTTTTGCTTAAATTCTATATTGTGGCACTTATAAACTTTGCAGATAATCATATAATAAGAGGTTAAAGTTCTTCATTTTCGACCTCAAACTCATCCAATAACGTGACTATATTGATTGAAAGGTAAGTTGAATTAACGTTCTCTATCAAAAAATTAAACTGTGTGCGTATATAAAACTTAatattgtgtgtatatatatagttcAAACATGATATTTTATAagcatatatattaaatattattagtaaGATTTATAAATTCACTATTAAACTGTAAAGAATATAACTTAGCTTGTGTTTATAATTAGAACGGTCCAGCTCTGCTCCAGCATATTGGAACCACGTGCTGTCAATTATCCAACAACAAGTCCTGCTGaccttttttgacttttcatctACATACATACGTAAACTTTTTAATATTCCATCAATTACTCTTAcgtcaaaaatatttattttttaactcataggtaaaaaaaaaaattgaaaagctGAAGGTTAGCCCAAAATTCATTTTCATTGTGTTTAATGTGTTTTAAAGCAAAGCACGTTGCTTATgctgaatttggaagaatttaaattgtagttgaaatgTCCTTATCAGtaactttgaaaaattaattggTCGATTTTCAAAAgctactattattatttataaataggAGCATGGTTGTTTTCACTGTATGGTGTCATGTCAACATATAATTAAGTAGTGTTATGgtcatttttcaacttttgcaattgaaaaaaatttactgttattattattatagaattttaaattttataagtaAACCTTCAGAATATTATCGTGGAATAATTTACCtgcaatatttaatttaaaactctGTAATAAGAACGCTAATAGTTGTATTTGTGGTCTTGATGTTAAAGTTGCGACTTTTTAATTCTTGTTAATGAACCTTCCCAATCATCATTTGATCGGATTTTTGTgcttacattttatttttattttattttttaaaaaaaactcccTGATCTTTTTCAAAGGTTTGGTCAAAACTCATTATTATTAGAGTCATAGTTATTTGTATGAACCCATTTGATTTAAAGTTTGAAACGTAAATTAAACTAATATAGGGAAACTTTTTATTTGTTTGCTTTAGATCTACAACATATGTACATTTAACTCTGTTTGTGTGAATTAGTATTTCACGTTACTAATTTTAAACTCTATATCTAatgtaaaattaatattattgcTACTTATCTGGGATAACGTGTAGTTATTGTTTAATTTTAGGTTTGCAGCATGTTTAATTTGTTGGTGTCCCACATAGGCTAAACATAGAATTATAAACGTAAAAAGAACCTATCGTGACTAGTAGGCAGTAGCTAGCTTCTTCATTTTTTACGTACAAATTAACACAATCCATAATGTGTGACAACTTGATTATTGAATAGATGAGAGTATTTAATGAATAGATGAAAGGAACATACTAATAGTAGTCCcttcatttcatattaagtgaattttttagggattttttattgtttaaaataattgaattgttcaaagttcaagatagatgtttgaaactttttccatatttgcccttttatttattgaaattttatattttctaggagataaatcacactacttgcaaagttatctttatgattttacaaagagcaatagtgaaaaatatggttcaaattatgtccttgaatgtttttttttaaatatgtgTGTATTGTCttacaaattcacttaatatggaatggagGAACTACGTATTACTAATTAATGAGCTTCATTTAACTTTTGGTGCCCTTAACCCTACTCTTGTGACCTCACAATTAGATGCCAAAATTAATATTCCCCGTTTCTAAATACTATTTGTCATCTTTATCAAGAATAAATGATAGACAACATTTGCCATTTTAGAAAAATCAAAGGCATAATTAGTACTATGTATTAGTATGTTCCTTCATCTATTCATTAAATACTATCTAGTATTAGTATGTTCCTTCATCTATTCATTAAATACTATCTAGTATTAGTATGTTCCTTCATCTATTCATCTATCAAGTATTTAGGAACAAATTAAGTGTtttatcataataattaataccTATATTAATTAATCTATAgtttaagtcttaaaaaataatttggagaATGAATAATTAacgtttaaaataaaaatttattttaaaatattaaacaaataaaagtgaacgcTGGCAATAGTATTTGACAATTTCTAATCCCTCTTCATATCCTCTAGAAGATTCACTTGAAGCTCTATGAAGAATGGGGAGTGCTTAAATATGGTAGAAGACTAAAAGGTTAGTAAATCAAAATGTGATCGTTATATATGTCTTGTCTAGTATGAAATCAATCAACACCCCTTGACTTTTTCTTTATTACTGAAAAAAAGAGGATTAAATACATCCAATATCTACCCAAAATCAATAAATTGCATGTATTATATTACTTCATAATATGTTTTACATCTTCATAAGATATTTGTGTATCCATAAAGAGAATTTAACTATATTATGAACTAGTATATTTCATGTGCGATTATATATGGAGATTTTTCAATGTTCGTTGAATTGCTAGGCTTTAGTGGTGATGCTCTTTACTACAAATTGAATAAAAGTGCCAAGGAAAATCTTAATAGTTAAagtaattgaatcatataattttttactttGTCGATGGAGGTTCAATTTCCTACCATATTGTTTATTTTCCTTACTTATATAACATAACGTGACATATAAAACTATTTCACTTTCTCAtgacacttttttttctttttaaactcTATGATCAGTTAAATATCATCGTAAAACAAAACAAATCGAGCATATATTAATACTAAGTTGTATTTGATGTCAAGAAAATTATAAGTTTATAACCGCATTTGTATTTTTGCAGTTACTCACTAAAAATTCTTTTACGTGTCTCTGTCCCTACCCCACCCCCAcaacttctttttcttctctcttgagtaagttttctttaatttagtaagtacattttttttctcatattcttatagaaatcacaaataatttaaagtatattttttctcttacaTATGCCATGAAGgatttgttttaaaattttatttcataatgtgGATAGGGAATATATAACAAGGAGagtaatcatttttttaaaaaaattacttaaatacacaacttattttatcatatactttaaaaaaatttatcatttaaaaaaaattcaaaaatttctaACTCTCTCCTATTCTCAGATACATCTCTTTACACAATATATCAGTTGGATACATcttttacgtgatgtatcaggacgtcggatacatcactttacgcgatgtatcggtCACTTTACGCGATATATCGAtaggatacatcactttacgcaatGTATCAGATGGATACATCATTTTATGTGATGTATCAGAACGTTTTGGATGTATTCGGATTTCACTAAATTTaagggatttttgtaatttaaaaaataataaaaataaaatgtaattaactcttaacactataaaatttgtgtaattcttattttttttaatactatAGATAGGTAATATGTAacgaagaaaatatttattttttaaataatgtgAACAGCTAATATGTGACGGGAGAGTACTATTTTATTTAACTCACTTACCAAAACGTCCAAAATCATATCTATACTTCAAATTCAAACTAACGCCCACCCCCTACCCCCACCCCACCTAAAAACccaatgaaataaatatgagtCTCTTCTCATTACCAAAACTAAATCACTCCCCCACATGAAGCCACAAAGACAGCTCCTCTTACcctttattttcatttcttttttcatCATCACCACCACCACTGCCGCCGTCAGAATCAGCAATGCCGCCGCTGCACCGCCGCAACAGTTCAGAGAAGCCCCTGAATTCTACAACTCAGCTGAATGTGCTTCAATTGAAAATACCCACAACTTAATTTGCTCCGATGAAGCTGTTCATGCAGCAATGACTCTTGATTCAGCTTATATCCGTGGATCAATGGCTGCTATCCTCTCCATTTTACAACATTCTTCTTGCCCACAAAACATAATTTTTCACTTCGTTGCTTCAGCCTCCGCAGACGCGTCACATCTACGCTCCACCATTTTAGCTTCTTTCCCTTACCTCAAATTCGAAGTTTATCGATTTGATGATTCCTCTGTTTCTGGTTTGATTTCAACTTCTATCCGTTCAGCTCTTGATTGCCCTTTGAACTATGCGAGAAGCTACTTAGCTAATATTTTACCTTTATGTGTTCGGaaagttgtgtatttagattCCGATTTGGTTTTGGTTGATGATATTGCTAAACTATCAGAAACCCCACTTGGGGAAAACCAAATCCTTGCTGCCCCTGAATACTGCAATGCGAATTTCACTTCTTATTTTACCCCAACTTTCTGGTCTAACCCATCTCTATCTCTTACATTTGCCGATCGGAAAGCTTGTTATTTCAACACAGGGGTGATGGTAATCGATCTAGATCGATGGAGAAATGGGGATTACACAAGAAAGATCGAAGAATGGATGGAATTACAGAAACGTATGAGAATTTACGAATTGGGTTCATTGCCGCCGTTTTTACTTGTGTTCGCCGGAAATATAGCTCCGGTAGATCACAGATGGAATCAACATGGACTTGGGGGAGACAATTTTCGTGGACTCTGTAGAGATTTACATCCGGGTCCTGTAAGTTTATTGCATTGGAGTGGAAAAGGGAAACCTTGGGCTCGGCTTGATGCTAATCGGCCATGTCCGTTAGATGCTCTTTGGGCTCCTTATGATCTGTTAAAACCTCCATTTTCATTCGATTCTTGAAGATGGGGATTCAAAAAGTTTTTGACTTCAGAACAAACAAGTCAGCAATGGTggagaaaatgaaataaaatcgCTGCAACTGTAAAGAATTTGgcgaagaagaagatgatgatgaagaactgggtttagaaaaaaatagaggATGAAAGTTTTAAGATCCAAATCTTCAAAATTAATAGGGAGgattaaaaattcatttttctcCTTCTAATAAAATTTACAATATATTTCTTGTTTTATTAAACTTCCCATTTTACTGGAGACTTTTTTCCTGAATGATGTATGTATCTTTGAGCTCTATATTGTACAGGAGGAGTTAAAAATTTTCTCTTCTTAGATTATACTGCTTCTTATTTTCAATTCCAATTAACAAATGTTACTTTCTCTCATTTAATTTATGCCATGGTTGGATGGATAATTGATCGTTTGTTACGTTGTCTATAGTATTTTATCAtgactatttttattatttttctttctaatactttggatttttttttgagCCAAGGGTGAATCAATTAGTAATAACATCTCTATTTCAAAGGTAATAGTAAGGtctcgtacattctaccctcttCGGCCCACATACATGATAAGTTCCTTCATGGTATGGTAAGATTATGTCCACGTATTAACGttcgaaaaaaaaaaaaagattcacGGCTTAGATGATGTTGTTCCTTCTCAGAGCTCACTCCTGAACatacaaaatatattaatattgttatataCTCACAAAATGAAATAAGTTATAATTTTTcgtgtaaaaaaaataaaatttacataatttGAATCTCGAGTGTCACCTAAATCGAGCAGGAGGTTGTATGAAGTTTCTCCTTAACACTTCTGATGACTTCTCGAATAccaaagagagagaaaattgaAAAGGGTATATTTCAAGTTTAGGGTTATTAATTGTATACTTTGCTTTCCCGCAATTCTGTTCCCATTTGAAAACGATTACTTTGATATTAAGGTATGTTAATTAATGGTGTTTAGTGAAGTACTTTAATCTATAAATTCCATTAATGTATCTTCCAAGAAAGTGTGATGAGCCCAAAACAAGTGTAATTCATAATACTTTTCTCTCAAAAGTATTTGAAAGAggtttttaattttatacattcatGTATTTTGATCGACTTTTACTCCTCTCTCTTTTCAATGTTATATGTCTAGTTATAACTTACATTTATGTTATACATACaataatttatacaaaaaaaagaagaagttaaaaCACATTGACAATATAAAAACTTACTATTGCTAGATTTTAACTGGATGCTTAATTTACAGGACAAAGTGGAAGTGTCATTTGCAGCagacaaaatgagaaaagtGTGTCTGAGATAATTTAGACATGTAAAGAGGAGGTACATAAATGCATTAGTAATTAAAAAGTATGAGAGATTGCTACAATAGATTTTAAATGAGGTAGATGTAAGTCAAAGACGAACCGAATGAGGTTATTAGACATGTCATCACGCATCTTCAACTTACTAAGGACTTGCTCTAGACATGAAGTCGAGGATTATGATAGTAATGTCGTGGGTTGCCAAATGTCGTAATATTTTTGTGTGTGAGAGATAAGGGGGGTCTCCTCTTCTCATCTTCTCGTAGTatctcttctttaatttttattactaGTTGTTTACTTCTCAATTCTTATCTTgctattttattatcattatttttctttcaattatgttttgattacactttctttgaggtaAGAGTCTATCATAAACAATATATTTTACtctataaagataaaaataagatttgtatatattttatatatcctTTCAAGATCCTACTTATGAAATTACACTCAATACGTTATTCTTGTTGTTAGGTGCTTAAATTTACCATATTATACTTAATACGTACAAAAAGTTACTACTTATTGTTAGTCAACTTTATGGCATAAAACACTTATCAATGTACTACTTATCAATgaacaaaatttaaattaatctaaATAATATTTACACAATCATACCAAATCCAAATGGAGACCCAGTCTTAGATATTCTTACAGCCAATTAGTTGTGAGTAAACTAAGTAGTTAACTAAAGTACAGTTTAAAGCTGGCATGTGTTTTGATTTCagaaacttcttttttttttttaatttaagtatccaaaatatttttataagtatTAATCTCTAGAGTATTAGCCGACTGCCAGCTAAATTTTTGTGTCTATTGACTCTTTCCTAGTATTGTTTAAACCTCTTTTGTCTTCCAATAGACTTTGACATGACAAACCTAATttacattttctttttatgttttatacaGAACGTCATATTCTTTTCtgattataattataattaatgcaTCCCTAATAAggttaataaaatgctcatattattttctaaaaaataatgtaaacaAGCAAATCTTCATTTGGTTTGGAATCCtatattgtaatgacctgttAGATCATTTTGGAAAATAGTCATTTTCCCTGCATAAAAGACTTCTTCCGTATAtttaaattggaaattttggactattcgataactccggttaattagttgattgatgattttaaataattaatttaattgatgggctaaaatattaacttatttaataccacttttattatatttattaggGTTTGTTActttagtacctaataaaagaaaagaaaaggaaaaaaaaatgagaaattaagttttttttaaaaaaaatgaaaaggaaaaacaaataaattaagatAGGGGTCTGATGGCATTGGAGCCATCAAACTTGAGCAACAAATAACAACGCCGCAGAATGCAGAAACAGAAATAAAAAACACGgatgaagaaagaaaagaaaggggaaaagaaaaataaaagaggagaaaaataggaatttttatTCCAAAGTATCAAGGTAATTTTGATagagaaataacgctgaaataagaaaatatgaccataGGTTCTTCACattaaatcttgatttgggggtcgaataacgattcGTTTTAactaaaatttgacatgtgagtttattttatcacgAATGAAcataattgaaaagaaaatttcagatttggcttcaatgactcgggatgactttttgacccaattttttattcgaaaataaatatagcaatatgagtgtcattgaattcgtattcttatgaagattatgtatttgagcAGATTTTGATCATTCGGAAGCGTTacaaaaggctcaagttttaaagtgtttattcaatttaattgaggcaagtgaatttctaaacctcagtttaagcttgtagatgttTGTATTTCATTGTTATGTGCActgggagtaatgagaattggactgggtcattgactgtatgattggtcttaaaaatgaagatgaggggtataaaatggtgatctaatgactatgttgatgagagataagaaaaattattgttgttgtcatgttattatcgtgaatcatatgaacatgaattgattgcattggttctaacatactgtgctgagactgaaaatgatataaaataaaaaggtcgggccacacgctccatgacaGGTAACATGGACATAAATGTCCCCCATAGGTTtgggactgtaattcagcggatgtgtatcgataggacagacatgcatcatcttattgcattgcatcacactttgttgatatttgtgaattcgtgtttaccacttactactctgtatatgttgaacttgacttgatatgattcacttgatgaaactactgatgagtattcgtggactgtattattattattgtgtagaattgagctggttttatgcaggttgtagttaaggaggttcggttgggatgacaggagtacttgtatctattaagctttgcttagttttagttatccatttactgagtaccgtgttgtttgataCTCACCCCTTGttttacacttgtgtaggttgtgagcctggacctgcttgatctcctacttTTTCTACCACAttcgaggctatcatttcgagtgttgaggtagctgttacatccatctagcggatacctcttactctcttattatgttttagtcttattttagagacaaagacattgtgactgtattttcttttgtacttcggtaatgtattagtggcttgtacacgtgacaaccaatcttgggggattttgagtttgttttatgtgttttcgattaagttaaattttaatttatttctttttcttccgcatctacttttcgttgggtattaggctgacttgtctcgatggatagagatgagtgtcatcacacccgtgtttggatcgtgacatataTACTCCTAAGTTTCAAGTTTTTGACAAATTTTTATCCTCTTATGACCATTACAATGTTTCACATAACTAATAGAGAGTGGTAACAATGTCTAATCcgagattttttttaaagatttacTATATCAAATAATGGCGACGAATgcaaaattttcattaaaagaaTTCATCATCTtaataaatacataaaacaaAAAACCTAAATTCTATATAGTAGTATGATTTCCGACAGAAGGGAATTAAGATGAACCCTTAATTTTGCCTCTAGCTCCTCCTCACTTAAGTCGATATATATAAGTACATTTTTTAGGGGAATTACTATGAATATACAATAAAAACCTACCTGTATCAAATGTTTACGACAAACTTATCAACGATAATGCACTCTTTGTACTACCTTTAATTATACTAAATGTGTACTTACTTTCATTAGTGATAGATATATACTCCTTCTGTTCCACACTAAATgtcattttataaataaaaaatatatatttcaaaataagtgttaCATTAGAAATTCAAGACAAAAATTAGCATATTTTTTTCAACTATATCTTTATACTTGTCTTCTTAATAGtattcaattttcaaaaaatatttattaaataagaaTAATTTAGTAAACTACATATCAAGTTTTTAATGAACTAATTTTTGCTAAaataacacttattttcaaAAGAAGAACATATCATGTTACTTCACACTGAATTACTCAAAATTTTGATCCATATGCACATTACAGCTTATACAAGAAATTAAAGtatattagaaagaaaaaaagttaattGTCGGTGAGAATGACTTTAGAATGGACCAAAGGAAGGTGCAGTACTTGTAGAAAAATCTACTCTAATGGATATATATGTGATTATATATCTAGGGTGTACGGCCTGCGGTGTGACATTGACATTGTTGTCACCCAATTCAATTATTCAATTATTTAGGTgatgcaaaaaaaaaagtctTTCTTGTTACGTGGAATTCTAACTAAAAGCTAAACTTATGAACATAGATTTAAGACTTATTAGTCATTTATGCGTATATATTTGAATAAGAAATAGAATGTATATCAGAACGATAAATGGCATTAAGCAGCCACTAGGTGTATATAGTTTTTGAATCATGTCGTGCTTCGTACCACTTGTAATGTCCTCTCTGACTTATCCCTATCATCTTTTAACGCGGTCCTCTATATTATCCTATTtgtataacaaaaaaaataattaaaaaaaatcaagagcAATATCTTAAATATAGATTTTCAAATGCTGCAGTGATCTCTTGGACTAATTAAAATATTCTATAACAACCTCATACtttaagagatttattatttcttttgtattcaatttgtttatctaatttctttttattttggacgaatttttaaaaaataacaaaaacttTTCAATACATTATCTGTGATTACACATGTACATACTgtttatttttacattattatCCGCATGATTGATACGTATACTAATTAAATATGTTAGGTGAAATGttgaagttaaaaaaatatcaaaagagaaaagtgtggcattttttttaaaaaaaatgaactagaaaatatatgaaaaataaattgaaacggagaaagtgataaaaaagaaaaggatatgAAGGACTGGAGAATCTAATAAACTGGCTACTGCAGTGATCTCCTGGACTAATTAAAGATATTCTAACGACAAATTAGAATTT
This region of Solanum dulcamara chromosome 9, daSolDulc1.2, whole genome shotgun sequence genomic DNA includes:
- the LOC129904475 gene encoding probable galacturonosyltransferase-like 1, giving the protein MKPQRQLLLPFIFISFFIITTTTAAVRISNAAAAPPQQFREAPEFYNSAECASIENTHNLICSDEAVHAAMTLDSAYIRGSMAAILSILQHSSCPQNIIFHFVASASADASHLRSTILASFPYLKFEVYRFDDSSVSGLISTSIRSALDCPLNYARSYLANILPLCVRKVVYLDSDLVLVDDIAKLSETPLGENQILAAPEYCNANFTSYFTPTFWSNPSLSLTFADRKACYFNTGVMVIDLDRWRNGDYTRKIEEWMELQKRMRIYELGSLPPFLLVFAGNIAPVDHRWNQHGLGGDNFRGLCRDLHPGPVSLLHWSGKGKPWARLDANRPCPLDALWAPYDLLKPPFSFDS